The genome window CACTTGCTGCACCTTCACCTCTTTAAAAGTGCACATCCTGAATGTCCACTGTGACCCATCCTGTGGGATGACTCACATTCCTGGAACTTTCTTGCCTGGCTCCTGAGGCTTAACAAAGGGCTTGTGGCCTTTTTCAGACATCCTATCAGGctttattaggaaaaatattgtCTGCTGTTGCCATCTGGGCTGTCTCTAAAGTTATCTGCTGCATTTGGCCATCTTGACCACTGCTGGTCACTCACACAGGGTCCCACCCAGTGCCTGGGGGCCACGTCCAGGCTCTCAGAGCAAAGAGCACTGGCTGAACATTGGGCTTAAACTACATGGCCTGCTCACAGGTGCTGTACAGATGATCAGGAGCAGATAATTCCTGATTAAGATGCCCTTGTTAAACCCTGAGAAATTCTTAAACTCTTGGGTTAGGGTCAGAGAGTGAAATGGGAACAGATGTCATTGTCCTTCTGGGTCAGCTGCTCTTAAACTCAGATCCAGGGAACCAGAAAAGCTGTAAAGAACTCTCAGGATAGCTGTAGTCTGTACAACAAACATTCTCCTTATGTTAAGTTGCTCAGGGCACTAGATACTTAGCAGACAGATTTGCTCTGGCTTTTCCCAGTTTGATTGGAAGCAGCACACTGCCCACTGGATGGCAGGGAGAGAAGTGGCTGAATATGTGTCTGACTTTCATGTGTGTGGCACTGGGAAGATGTCAGAGCCAGGAGCACTGGCAGGGCTGGCCTGGATGATACTGAGCATTTTTTTGGCCTGGTCTGCTGTCAGTTCCTGGCTGCAGTTTGTTCTGCTTTCCTAGCTCTGCCAGGTGTGGGGGAGAGTGGCtgtgactgtgtgtgtgtgtgtgtgtgtgttttggggggttCTTCTCTATCTCCTTGTTTTCAGAGTGGTGAAGAGTTTCACAAATGTCTTGTCTCCCTTTCAGATACCACCTTCTCAAACTCCTTCAGAAGTTTGGCAAAGTAAAGCAATTTGACTTTCTCTTTCACAAGTCTGGTGCTCTGGAAGGGCAGCCCAGAGGTTACTGTTTTGTGAACTTTGAAACCAAACAGGTAATGTTGTTTTATCTCAAATTCTGATTTAAATGATGAGCTTATTtccccattttattttttttgtgttaatgTAAAGCTAAAACAGGAAGAGGTAAATTAAATATCTTGCCTGCACAAACCCTCAGACTCCAGCAGATCCATTCTGTGACTGGTTCTGTGAGTAGCAATAGtgatttcctttctcttgtgCTGACTTTTCCTGAATCTTGCTTTCTAATCCCAATCGGAAAGGGCCAGCCAGTTCTTTGGTCCACTTCTGTAGTGAACTCGAGGAGTTGTACTGTGGAGAGGCTGTGAtaattttccccatttcctGCCCCAAAAGAAGTGAAAGAATAAACCATTAAGGCTGATAAAAGTCTGCTGCTCAGATGTTGGAGTCTTTCAAAGGTATTCCTGGATTAGGATACAGTGgggaaagctttgctgtcaGTTAGCTGTACTTACAGAAGACTGATTAACAAAGAGAACAGTTTACATCCCAGTTGGTTTTGACTAAAGTCTTGGTTTGTTTATTGAACTCTCTTCCTGAGCAGGAAGCTGAGAAGGCGATCCAGTGTCTGAATGGGAAATTGGCCCTTTCCAAGAAACTGGTGGTGAGGTGGGCACATGCACAAGTGAAGGTAAGCTGCTGGCTGGAGGGGTGCTTCTCATTTGCAGAGTTGAAAAAGTTTAAGGAACCATTTTTAGCAAAGCTTCCCTTAGCCTGgctaaggagaagaggaggctgaggagaggctgagggagctggggatgttcaggctggagaagaggaggctcaagggagacctcatcactctctccaactccctgaaaggaggttggagccaggggggggttgggctctttcccaggcaactctcagcaagacaagagggcagggtctcaagttgtgccaggggaggtttaggttggagatgagaaagaatttctttctggagagggtgatcaggcattggaatgggctgcccagggaagtagtggattctccgtgtctggagatctttccaaagagcctggatgtggcactgagtgccatgggctgggaactgcagcaggagtggatcaagggttggacttgatgatctctgaggtcccttccaacccagccaattctatgattctatgataaatacTTCCAGTCTGTTCTAGGAAGCAGCTCTCCCAGAAACAGGATTGACAAACCCCCACTTCTGTCAGCCTGAACTGTGCTGGATTCTCTGCCAGTTAGAATGGGGCATTTTAACCTGATGTTCTTTGTGAGGAAGTTTCTGGTGAGAGCAGTGTGAGCAGATTACTTCTATAAATGTCCATGTTTTAACTTTTCCCAAACTTGGTGAGTGGTTGGCTGGAAGTTTGGGTCCTTTCCTTTGTGATTTTGCTCCCTTTTTGGATAGGACATGCATGGAAATTCCCAACTACAGAGTACTTGGTTACATTGTTTCACTTCTGAAAGCGCTTAAGTGGCAGCAGCTCTAATTACTTTTGACTTTAAAGCAACATATTTCACCTCTACATTGAATATCGTTTTAGTGCTTGTTCTGTTGCATGAAACATCAAGTTTTTAGTTTTAACTTAGGCAGTACTTTCTGGAATATCCTTggtttagtatttttttaataatttttttgcttctcctgTGGTTTTTTACTGTCTGGTATTTGCTAGAACAACTTACTATTCTATCTGATATTTGGtagaacaatttatttttagtatcttTGCTTTAGTATCTTTACTCCAAAAGGATTTTggaggaggtggaaggggagctgcttgttgctgttttcctttgagTAGTTTATAAGCAGCTTTCTACCCTCTCTCTTATCAAATATGCTGTACATCTGTTTTGGATgctaaaaagaaaccaaaccaggTATCTTTGTGAAAGGAGACCATGTTGTTTTAATTACTGCTTCAAGGGCTCGGGGGTTCTTGTCAGCACATCCAACCTTGTGCAAAAGCCAGACTCCATTTTCTCTAGCTCTGAAGCTACTACATTTGCCATGTGCTTCCAGATGCCTGAGGAGTGATCAGGCCATAGAAGGAGTTAGAGCCAGAGGAGCAAGTGTCTGCTCAGTTGGGAGTTCAGTGGGTAGCTCAGTGCTTGGCAGGCCAGGCCATGGTGAGGAACGTTCATAAATCATTGGTTCAGTCTGCCTGGCACTTCCTCATCTGTGAATGGAAAGATTTAACAAGACAAAACTTTGGCTTACTGTGATGAGTGTTTATTTCAGACTATACCAGCACCATGCTAAGTTGTTCTAAGATGGGCAGCCAAGGCTTACCAGACACTGTcagttggagcagctctgctgaaaaacaACCCTGACTTTGTGCCAAGCGAAATAAGGAGGCAGAACACTGCAAATAGTTCAGGAGGCCCATTGCCCAGAGATGACAGAATCACAAGCTGCTTTCTACAGAAAGGAGGTGGTTCCTaactggcctttttttttttttttcttctttaatttttttttccagcactgggTGATTCTGTGCAGTTATGTGCTTGGGTTACCTTCTGACTCTGCACAATGTCTGTGCAAAGAGTGTTAACAATCCAGTACAGGAGTTACCTTAAAATTTACCATCTTTGCTTCATGCCTTGTCTAGGAGGAAACAGGAAGTGTTAAGACAGGATAAGGTTTAAGGATCATGTAAGTGTTCAGGATCAGAGTCTGTGTTCTGTGCTGGTACTCAACAAATATTATGGCTGGGATTTGTTTCAGTATTTGGCCACCAAAATTGTTTCTAGTGAAAGCTTCACAAAAACTGAGGTGATGCTAATCCAACCTGAAAACATAACTTTGGGCTGATGGCTCTTTGTTCATCATTTCACTTCACTTCAATCCTTGGTCTCTTGTTTGCAGAGATATGATCACAATAAAAATGAGAAGATCCTTCCAATCAGCCTGGAGCCATCTTCCAGCACAGAGCCTCCCCAGTCTAACCTCAGGTAGGAGAAGGGGTGGGTGAGAGGTGACCAAACTCTGCAAGTAGTAGGGGACTCATCTCTTTAACAATTCTGGAGTGCTAAAAATGTAATATGGTAGAAAAGCTGGTTTCAGGAGGGCAgtgtgctgcagagggacttgTTTGATGTGGGACACTCGAGACCTGGAGTTCATTTTCTAATGTGTGAGATTGCTAAAGTGGTGGGAAGAAGAGAGTTGAGGAAATGAATTGAGAACATGTGGTGTTTCATCTCCTTTGGCTGAAATatcctttgtgctgctgcttg of Calypte anna isolate BGI_N300 chromosome 17, bCalAnn1_v1.p, whole genome shotgun sequence contains these proteins:
- the RBM18 gene encoding probable RNA-binding protein 18 isoform X1; its protein translation is MEPGRQTLPLENASILSEGALQDGHRLWIGNLDPKITEYHLLKLLQKFGKVKQFDFLFHKSGALEGQPRGYCFVNFETKQEAEKAIQCLNGKLALSKKLVVRWAHAQVKRYDHNKNEKILPISLEPSSSTEPPQSNLSVSAKIKAIEAKLKMMAENPDAEYAAAPVYSYFKPPDKKRTTPYSRAAWKSRR